One part of the Streptomyces sp. AM 2-1-1 genome encodes these proteins:
- a CDS encoding cold-shock protein, protein MATGTVKWFNSEKGFGFIEQDGGGADVFAHYSNIATQGFRELQEGQKVSFDVTQGQKGPQAENIVPA, encoded by the coding sequence ATGGCTACTGGAACCGTGAAGTGGTTCAACTCGGAAAAGGGCTTCGGCTTCATCGAGCAGGACGGCGGCGGCGCCGACGTCTTCGCCCACTACTCGAACATCGCCACCCAGGGCTTCCGTGAGCTCCAGGAGGGCCAGAAGGTCTCCTTCGACGTCACGCAGGGCCAGAAGGGCCCGCAGGCGGAGAACATCGTCCCCGCCTAA
- a CDS encoding pyridoxamine 5'-phosphate oxidase family protein — protein MTPNTSASGASARVPGPVPGTVNWAAFRAAEPEFAATVERRFRLYRHQVLATVRQDGSPRVSGLETDFRFGEMLLGMMPRSRKALDLFRDPRFAIQANPGPDAEMADGDARVGGRAIEVTDPALLARFIEEATPPEPFHLFRVEITEVVHTGMDGERIVLRSWTPGRGMRTVRRGNEGPAV, from the coding sequence ATGACACCGAACACCTCCGCCTCCGGCGCCTCCGCCCGTGTACCCGGCCCCGTTCCCGGCACCGTCAACTGGGCAGCCTTCCGCGCCGCCGAGCCCGAGTTCGCCGCCACCGTCGAGAGGCGCTTCCGTCTCTACCGCCATCAGGTCCTGGCCACCGTGCGCCAGGACGGGTCCCCCCGCGTGTCCGGGCTGGAGACCGACTTCCGCTTCGGCGAGATGCTGCTCGGCATGATGCCGCGCTCCCGCAAGGCCCTCGACCTCTTCCGCGACCCGCGCTTCGCGATCCAGGCGAACCCCGGCCCGGACGCCGAGATGGCCGACGGCGACGCCCGCGTCGGCGGCCGGGCGATCGAGGTCACCGACCCGGCCCTGCTCGCCCGCTTCATCGAGGAGGCGACGCCCCCCGAGCCGTTCCACCTCTTCCGCGTCGAGATCACCGAGGTGGTCCACACCGGCATGGACGGCGAGCGCATCGTCCTTCGCTCCTGGACACCGGGCCGCGGGATGCGCACGGTCCGCCGGGGCAATGAGGGCCCGGCCGTCTGA
- a CDS encoding ADP-ribosylglycohydrolase family protein, whose protein sequence is MEPITGKDRARGALLGLAVGDALGAPAENLRPSQIRARWGRIEGFVSDDPAGTDDTEYAIFSGLLLARHGSALTVADVDRAWHHWIADLDEGPFRGAGFSERGTLENLRRGLAAPISAQHRHAWSDGLAMRAAPFGVFAAGRPAEAARLVAIDGQVSHDGEGIYGGQAVAAGVAAAMVGASTSSVVAAALSVVPMDSWTARSLRRAVTAAQHTYPDRLTAERAVRSAVVIAGYPWTDLAPEAVGLAFGAFTAARGDFRAAVLTAVNMGRDADTTAAVAGALAGAWQGAAAIPSEWATAIGPVRGSCLPSMRGYHVLDVAELLTAGEPAAGRERPADGTAGAARMAAAPVAATGSAPPDDVSPVSLPHAEGVLR, encoded by the coding sequence ATGGAACCGATCACCGGCAAGGACCGGGCCCGGGGGGCGTTGCTCGGGCTGGCCGTCGGGGACGCGCTGGGTGCCCCGGCGGAGAACCTGAGACCGTCGCAGATCCGCGCCCGCTGGGGCCGGATCGAGGGCTTCGTCAGCGACGATCCGGCGGGTACGGACGACACCGAGTACGCGATCTTCTCCGGGCTGCTGCTGGCCCGCCACGGTTCGGCCCTCACCGTCGCGGACGTGGACCGCGCCTGGCACCACTGGATCGCCGATCTGGACGAAGGGCCCTTCCGGGGAGCCGGGTTCAGCGAACGCGGCACCCTGGAGAACCTGCGCCGGGGGCTGGCCGCCCCGATCTCCGCACAGCACCGGCACGCGTGGAGCGACGGACTGGCGATGCGCGCGGCCCCGTTCGGGGTGTTCGCGGCCGGCCGGCCCGCCGAGGCGGCGCGGCTGGTCGCCATCGACGGGCAGGTCAGCCACGACGGCGAGGGGATCTACGGCGGCCAGGCGGTCGCGGCCGGGGTCGCGGCGGCGATGGTCGGGGCGAGCACCTCTTCCGTGGTCGCGGCGGCGCTGTCGGTGGTGCCGATGGACTCGTGGACCGCGCGCTCCCTGCGGCGGGCGGTCACCGCCGCGCAGCACACGTACCCGGACCGGCTGACGGCGGAGCGGGCGGTGCGGTCCGCGGTGGTGATCGCCGGCTATCCGTGGACGGACCTGGCGCCGGAGGCGGTGGGCCTGGCGTTCGGCGCCTTCACGGCCGCGCGGGGAGATTTCCGCGCCGCCGTGCTCACCGCGGTGAACATGGGGCGGGACGCGGACACCACGGCGGCGGTGGCCGGGGCACTGGCCGGGGCCTGGCAGGGTGCGGCGGCGATCCCCTCCGAGTGGGCCACCGCGATCGGCCCGGTGCGCGGCAGCTGCCTGCCGTCGATGCGGGGCTACCACGTGCTGGACGTCGCGGAGTTGCTGACGGCGGGCGAACCCGCGGCCGGGCGGGAACGGCCCGCCGACGGGACGGCGGGCGCGGCTCGGATGGCGGCGGCTCCGGTGGCGGCGACCGGGAGCGCGCCGCCGGACGACGTCTCACCGGTGTCCCTGCCGCACGCGGAAGGAGTGCTCCGGTGA
- a CDS encoding VWA domain-containing protein, whose product MIGSPSTVGPAFTLDTVEACAPGLVSLYKKAAVSLRTYGLNGTRAAVYLVLDHSGSMREYYRDGSVQALADQVLGLAAHLDDDGRVPVVLFSTDIDAVTDIALDDHHGRVDAIVAGLGHMGRTSYHLAMDAVIDHYLDSGSTAPALVVFQTDGGPTSRLAAERYICKASRLPLFWQFVGFGNTRSTQFDFLRKLDELPVPAKRVVDNAGYFHAGPDPRTVPDDVLYDRLVAEFPLWLAAARARGIVV is encoded by the coding sequence ATGATCGGATCGCCCTCGACCGTGGGGCCCGCGTTCACCCTCGACACGGTGGAGGCCTGCGCCCCGGGCCTCGTCAGCCTCTACAAGAAGGCCGCCGTCTCCCTCCGCACATACGGGCTGAACGGCACGCGGGCGGCGGTCTACCTGGTGCTCGACCACTCGGGTTCGATGAGGGAGTACTACAGGGACGGCAGCGTCCAGGCGCTCGCGGACCAGGTGCTGGGGCTGGCCGCCCACCTCGACGACGACGGCCGTGTGCCCGTCGTCCTCTTCTCCACCGACATCGACGCCGTCACCGACATCGCGCTCGACGACCACCACGGGCGCGTCGACGCGATCGTGGCGGGCCTCGGCCACATGGGCAGGACCAGCTACCACCTGGCGATGGACGCCGTCATCGACCACTACCTCGACAGCGGCTCCACCGCCCCGGCCCTCGTCGTCTTCCAGACCGACGGCGGGCCGACCAGCAGGCTCGCGGCCGAGCGTTACATCTGCAAGGCCTCCCGGCTCCCGCTGTTCTGGCAGTTCGTCGGTTTCGGCAACACCCGCAGCACCCAGTTCGACTTCCTGCGCAAGCTCGACGAACTCCCCGTCCCCGCCAAGCGCGTGGTCGACAACGCCGGCTACTTCCACGCCGGACCCGACCCGCGCACCGTCCCCGACGACGTGCTCTACGACCGGCTGGTCGCGGAGTTCCCGCTCTGGCTCGCGGCGGCCCGGGCGCGCGGCATCGTGGTGTGA
- a CDS encoding rhomboid family intramembrane serine protease produces the protein MEADTPACYRHPSFETYVRCTRCDRPICPECMREASVGHQCPECVRDGNRSVRRARSLFGGKVPSVTRPLVTYALIALNVLAYVAEVVEPEILDRFGTLGAALVGPDGALYVYDGWSPPGFRATGLVDGEWYRLLTGAFLHLPPDESIGVMHLVFNMLALWNLGRDVETRLGTVRYAALYLFSAAGGSVLVYVLAPDSNAVGASGAIFGLAAASYVIGRRLGHDVRSLNRFMAGFLLWMALSAFFTSWQGHLGGLLTGGLVMYGLAYAPAKTRNGLAQGAAAVALLVLLACVVVWKTHALTGG, from the coding sequence ATGGAGGCCGACACCCCCGCCTGTTACCGCCATCCGTCGTTCGAGACGTATGTGCGCTGCACCCGTTGCGACCGCCCGATCTGTCCGGAGTGCATGCGGGAGGCTTCGGTCGGCCACCAGTGCCCGGAGTGCGTCCGGGACGGCAACCGCTCGGTCCGCCGGGCGCGGAGCCTCTTCGGCGGCAAGGTCCCCTCCGTCACGAGGCCGCTGGTCACCTACGCGCTCATAGCCCTGAACGTCCTCGCCTACGTCGCCGAGGTCGTGGAGCCGGAGATCCTGGACCGGTTCGGAACGCTGGGGGCCGCGCTCGTCGGGCCGGACGGCGCCCTCTACGTGTACGACGGCTGGAGCCCGCCCGGTTTCCGGGCGACCGGGCTGGTCGACGGCGAGTGGTACCGGCTGCTGACCGGAGCGTTCCTGCACCTGCCGCCGGACGAGTCGATCGGCGTGATGCACCTGGTCTTCAACATGCTGGCGCTCTGGAACCTCGGCCGGGACGTGGAGACCCGGCTCGGCACGGTGCGGTACGCGGCGCTCTACCTGTTCTCCGCGGCCGGCGGTTCGGTACTGGTGTACGTGCTCGCACCGGACTCCAACGCCGTGGGCGCCTCCGGCGCCATCTTCGGCCTGGCCGCCGCGTCCTACGTCATCGGCCGGCGGCTGGGGCACGACGTGCGGTCGCTGAACCGCTTCATGGCCGGGTTCCTCCTGTGGATGGCGCTCTCCGCCTTCTTCACCTCCTGGCAGGGGCACCTCGGCGGCCTCCTCACCGGCGGCCTGGTGATGTACGGACTGGCCTACGCGCCGGCCAAGACGCGCAACGGACTCGCCCAGGGCGCCGCGGCCGTGGCGCTGCTGGTCCTGCTGGCCTGCGTGGTGGTGTGGAAGACCCACGCGCTCACCGGCGGATGA
- the gltB gene encoding glutamate synthase large subunit yields the protein MRIHAWSPMDGRPAQQGMYDPRNEHDACGVGFVATLTGVASHALVEQALTVLRNLEHRGATGSEPDSGDGAGILLQVPDAFLREETGFGLPEAGAYAVGIAFLPADGSADAVAEIEKIAAEEGLDVLGWREVPVTPGLLGKGARATMPEFRQIFVADGTSTGIALDRKAFVLRKRAEREAGVYFPSLSARTLVYKGMLTTGQLEPFFPDLSDRRLATAVALVHSRFSTNTFPSWPLAHPYRFVAHNGEINTVKGNRNWMKARESQLASGLFGEAALDRIFPVCTPDASDSASFDEVLELLHLGGRSLPHSVLMMVPEAWENHDSMDPARRAFYQYHATMMEPWDGPACVTFTDGTQVGAVLDRNGLRPGRYWVTDEGLVVLSSEVGVLDIDPAKVVRKGRLQPGKMFLVDTAEHRIIEDDEIKAGLAGEKPYEEWLETGEIELGDLPEREHVVHTHASVTRRQQTFGYTEEELRVILAPMARTAGEPLGSMGTDSPIAALSARPRLLFDYFTQLFAQVTNPPLDAIREELVTSLRSSLGPQGNILEPTAAACRSVTLPFPVIDNDELAKLIHINADGDMPGMKAATLAGLYRVSGGGEALAARIEAICAEVDTAIEDGARLIVLSDRHSDAEHAPIPSLLLTSAVHHHLIRTKQRTQVGLLVEAGDVREVHHVALLIGYGAAAVNPYLAMESVEDLVRAGTFIEGIEPEQAIRNLIYALGKGVLKVMSKMGISTVASYRGAQVFEAVGLDEAFVATYFNGTATKIGGAGLDVVAKEVAARHTKAYPSSGIAASHRALEIGGEYQWRREGEPHLFDPETVFRLQHATRNRRYDIFKKYTDRVNEQSERLMTLRGLFGFTSDRAPISVDEVEPVSEIVKRFSTGAMSYGSISREAHETLAIAMNQLGAKSNTGEGGEDADRLHDPARRSAIKQVASGRFGVTSEYLVHADDIQIKMAQGAKPGEGGQLPGHKVYPWVAKTRHSTPGVGLISPPPHHDIYSIEDLAQLIHDLKNANPAARIHVKLVSEVGVGTVAAGVSKAHADVVLISGHDGGTGASPLTSLKHAGGPWELGLAETQQTLLLNGLRDRIVVQTDGQLKTGRDVVIAALLGAEEFGFATAPLVVSGCVMMRVCHLDTCPVGIATQNPVLRDRFSGKAEYVVNFFQFIAEEVREILAELGFRTIEEAVGHAELLDTDRAITHWKAQGLDLAPLFHVPALPEGAVRHRIHEQDHGLAKALDNELIKLAADALGADSPEAAQPVRAQVAIRNINRTVGTMLGHEVTKKFGGAGLPENTIDITFTGSAGQSFGAFLPAGVTLRLEGDANDYVGKGLSGGRVVVRPDRGADHLAEYSTIAGNTIGYGATGGELYLRGRTGERFCVRNSGATVVSEGVGDHGCEYMTGGYAVVLGETGRNFAAGMSGGVAYVIDLERPHVNPGSRSAIEELSEADGQWLHDVVRRHQEETGSTVAEKLLAEWATSVTRFSKIIPSTYKAVLAAKDAAELAGLSEQETTEKMMEAATHG from the coding sequence ATGCGCATCCACGCCTGGTCGCCCATGGACGGTCGCCCCGCCCAGCAGGGGATGTACGACCCCCGTAACGAGCACGACGCCTGCGGTGTCGGGTTCGTCGCCACCCTGACCGGTGTGGCCAGCCACGCGCTGGTCGAGCAGGCGCTGACCGTACTGCGCAACCTCGAACACCGCGGCGCCACCGGCTCCGAGCCCGACTCGGGCGACGGCGCCGGCATCCTCCTGCAGGTCCCGGACGCCTTCCTCCGCGAGGAGACCGGCTTCGGCCTCCCGGAAGCCGGCGCGTACGCCGTCGGCATCGCCTTCCTCCCCGCCGACGGTTCCGCGGACGCCGTCGCCGAGATCGAGAAGATCGCGGCCGAAGAGGGCCTCGACGTCCTCGGCTGGCGCGAGGTCCCGGTCACCCCCGGCCTCCTCGGCAAGGGCGCCCGCGCCACCATGCCCGAGTTCCGGCAGATCTTCGTCGCCGACGGCACCAGCACCGGCATCGCCCTGGACCGCAAGGCCTTCGTCCTGCGCAAGCGTGCCGAGCGGGAGGCCGGTGTCTACTTCCCGTCGCTCTCCGCTCGCACCCTCGTCTACAAGGGCATGCTCACCACCGGGCAGCTGGAGCCGTTCTTCCCCGACCTGTCCGACCGCCGTCTCGCCACCGCCGTCGCGCTCGTCCACTCCCGCTTCTCCACCAACACCTTCCCCAGCTGGCCGCTGGCACACCCCTACCGCTTCGTCGCGCACAACGGCGAGATCAACACGGTCAAGGGCAACCGCAACTGGATGAAGGCCCGCGAGTCGCAGCTCGCCTCCGGACTCTTCGGAGAGGCCGCGCTCGACCGCATCTTCCCCGTCTGCACCCCGGACGCCTCCGACTCGGCCTCCTTCGACGAGGTCCTGGAGCTGCTCCACCTCGGCGGACGCTCGCTGCCGCACTCGGTGCTGATGATGGTCCCCGAGGCGTGGGAGAACCACGACTCCATGGACCCGGCCCGCCGCGCCTTCTACCAGTACCACGCCACGATGATGGAGCCCTGGGACGGCCCGGCCTGCGTCACCTTCACCGACGGCACCCAGGTCGGCGCGGTCCTCGACCGCAACGGACTGCGCCCCGGCCGCTACTGGGTCACCGACGAGGGCCTCGTCGTCCTCTCCTCCGAGGTCGGCGTCCTCGACATCGACCCCGCCAAGGTCGTCCGCAAGGGCCGCCTCCAGCCCGGCAAGATGTTCCTCGTCGACACCGCCGAACACCGCATCATCGAGGACGACGAGATCAAGGCCGGCCTCGCGGGCGAGAAGCCCTACGAGGAGTGGCTGGAGACCGGCGAGATCGAGCTCGGCGACCTGCCCGAGCGCGAGCACGTCGTGCACACCCACGCCTCGGTCACCCGCCGCCAGCAGACCTTCGGCTACACCGAGGAAGAGCTCCGCGTCATCCTCGCCCCGATGGCCCGCACCGCCGGCGAACCGCTCGGCTCCATGGGCACGGACTCGCCGATCGCCGCGCTCTCCGCCCGGCCCCGGCTCCTCTTCGACTACTTCACCCAGCTCTTCGCCCAGGTCACCAACCCGCCGCTGGACGCCATCCGCGAGGAGCTCGTCACCTCGCTGCGCTCCTCGCTCGGCCCCCAGGGCAACATCCTGGAGCCGACCGCCGCGGCGTGCCGCAGCGTCACGCTGCCCTTCCCGGTGATCGACAACGACGAGCTCGCCAAGCTGATACACATCAACGCCGACGGCGACATGCCCGGAATGAAGGCCGCCACCCTGGCCGGCCTCTACCGCGTCAGCGGCGGCGGCGAGGCGCTCGCCGCCCGCATCGAGGCCATCTGCGCCGAGGTCGACACCGCCATCGAGGACGGCGCCCGCCTCATCGTCCTCTCCGACCGGCACTCCGACGCCGAGCACGCGCCGATCCCGTCGCTGCTGCTCACCTCGGCCGTCCACCACCACCTCATCCGCACCAAGCAGCGCACCCAGGTGGGCCTGCTGGTCGAGGCCGGTGACGTCCGCGAGGTCCACCACGTCGCCCTGCTGATCGGCTACGGCGCCGCCGCGGTCAACCCGTACCTCGCCATGGAGTCCGTCGAGGACCTCGTCCGCGCCGGCACGTTCATCGAGGGCATCGAGCCCGAGCAGGCCATCCGCAACCTGATCTACGCCCTCGGCAAGGGCGTCCTCAAGGTCATGTCGAAGATGGGCATCTCCACCGTCGCCTCCTACCGCGGCGCCCAGGTCTTCGAGGCCGTCGGCCTCGACGAGGCCTTCGTCGCGACGTACTTCAACGGCACCGCCACCAAGATCGGCGGCGCCGGCCTCGACGTCGTCGCCAAGGAGGTCGCCGCCCGGCACACCAAGGCGTACCCGTCCTCCGGCATCGCGGCCTCGCACCGCGCGCTGGAGATCGGCGGCGAGTACCAGTGGCGCCGCGAGGGCGAACCGCACCTCTTCGACCCCGAGACGGTCTTCCGCCTCCAGCACGCCACCCGCAACCGCCGGTACGACATCTTCAAGAAGTACACGGACCGGGTGAACGAGCAGTCCGAGCGGCTGATGACGCTCCGCGGCCTCTTCGGCTTCACCTCCGACCGCGCCCCGATCTCCGTCGACGAGGTCGAGCCGGTCTCCGAGATCGTCAAGCGCTTCTCCACCGGCGCCATGTCGTACGGCTCGATCTCCCGCGAGGCGCACGAGACGCTCGCCATCGCGATGAACCAGCTCGGCGCCAAGTCCAACACCGGCGAGGGCGGCGAGGACGCCGACCGTCTGCACGACCCGGCACGCCGCTCGGCCATCAAGCAGGTCGCCTCCGGCCGCTTCGGTGTCACCAGCGAGTACCTCGTCCACGCCGACGACATCCAGATCAAGATGGCGCAGGGCGCCAAGCCCGGCGAGGGCGGCCAGCTGCCCGGCCACAAGGTCTACCCCTGGGTCGCCAAGACCCGGCACTCCACCCCGGGCGTCGGCCTCATCTCGCCGCCCCCGCACCACGACATCTACTCCATCGAGGACCTGGCTCAGCTGATCCACGACCTCAAGAACGCCAACCCGGCGGCCCGCATCCACGTGAAGCTGGTCTCCGAGGTCGGCGTCGGAACGGTCGCGGCCGGTGTCTCCAAGGCCCACGCGGACGTCGTCCTCATCTCCGGCCACGACGGCGGAACGGGCGCCTCCCCGCTCACCTCGCTCAAGCACGCGGGCGGCCCCTGGGAGCTCGGCCTCGCCGAGACCCAGCAGACGCTGCTCCTCAACGGCCTGCGCGACCGCATCGTCGTGCAGACCGACGGCCAGCTCAAGACCGGCCGCGACGTCGTCATCGCCGCACTGCTCGGTGCCGAGGAGTTCGGTTTCGCGACCGCGCCGCTCGTCGTCTCCGGCTGCGTCATGATGCGCGTCTGCCACCTCGACACCTGCCCGGTCGGCATCGCCACGCAGAACCCGGTGCTGCGCGACCGCTTCTCCGGCAAGGCCGAGTACGTGGTGAACTTCTTCCAGTTCATCGCCGAGGAGGTCCGCGAGATCCTCGCCGAGCTGGGCTTCCGCACGATCGAAGAGGCGGTCGGCCACGCCGAACTCCTCGACACCGACCGGGCGATCACCCACTGGAAGGCCCAGGGCCTCGACCTGGCGCCGCTGTTCCACGTGCCCGCCCTCCCCGAGGGCGCGGTCCGCCACCGGATCCACGAGCAGGACCACGGCCTCGCCAAGGCGCTCGACAACGAGCTGATCAAGCTCGCCGCCGACGCACTCGGTGCCGACAGCCCGGAAGCCGCCCAGCCGGTCCGCGCCCAGGTCGCCATCCGCAACATCAACCGCACCGTCGGTACGATGCTCGGTCACGAGGTCACGAAGAAGTTCGGCGGTGCGGGCCTGCCCGAGAACACCATCGACATCACCTTCACCGGCTCGGCCGGCCAGTCCTTCGGCGCCTTCCTCCCCGCCGGAGTCACCCTCCGCCTGGAGGGCGACGCCAACGACTACGTCGGCAAGGGCCTCTCCGGCGGCCGGGTCGTGGTCCGCCCGGACCGCGGCGCCGACCACCTCGCCGAGTACTCCACCATCGCGGGCAACACCATCGGCTACGGCGCCACCGGCGGCGAGCTGTACCTGCGCGGCCGCACCGGCGAACGCTTCTGCGTCCGCAACTCCGGAGCCACCGTCGTCTCCGAAGGCGTGGGCGACCACGGCTGCGAGTACATGACCGGCGGCTACGCGGTGGTCCTCGGCGAGACCGGCCGCAACTTCGCCGCCGGCATGTCCGGCGGGGTCGCGTACGTCATCGACCTGGAGCGCCCCCACGTCAACCCGGGCAGCCGCAGCGCGATCGAGGAACTCTCCGAGGCCGACGGCCAGTGGCTGCACGACGTCGTGCGCCGCCACCAGGAGGAGACCGGCTCGACCGTCGCCGAGAAGCTCCTCGCCGAGTGGGCCACGTCGGTGACCCGCTTCAGCAAGATCATCCCGTCCACCTACAAGGCAGTGCTCGCCGCCAAGGACGCCGCTGAGCTCGCCGGTCTCTCCGAGCAGGAGACCACCGAGAAGATGATGGAGGCGGCGACCCATGGCTGA
- a CDS encoding glutamate synthase subunit beta, whose translation MADPKGFLTTGREVAQTRPAGERVKDWNEVYVPGSLLPIISKQAGRCMDCGIPFCHNGCPLGNLIPEWNDYAYREDWTAASERLHATNNFPEFTGRLCPAPCESACVLGINQPAVTIKNVEVSIIDKAWDSGDVTPQPPERLSGKTVAVIGSGPAGLAAAQQLTRAGHTVVVYERADRIGGLLRYGIPEFKMEKSHINRRIQQMRAEGTKFRTEVEIGADMPADALRRRYDAVVVAAGATVSRDLPVPGRELNGVHFAMEYLPLANKVQEGDLTVSPITAEGKHVVVIGGGDTGADCVGTAHRQGALSVTQLEIMPRPGEDRNANQPWPTFPMLYKVTSAHEEGGERIYSVSTTHFEGDEDGNVQALHLIEVEFKDGKLEQKSGTERRIPAQLVTLAMGFTGTDQANGLVEQFGLGLDERGNIARDADYATNVEGVYVAGDAGRGQSLIVWAIAEGRSAARGVDRFLTGTSALPAPIRPTDRSLMV comes from the coding sequence ATGGCTGACCCCAAGGGCTTCCTGACCACCGGGCGCGAGGTCGCGCAGACCCGCCCCGCGGGCGAGCGCGTGAAGGACTGGAACGAGGTCTACGTTCCGGGCTCCCTGCTCCCCATCATCAGCAAGCAGGCCGGCCGCTGCATGGACTGCGGCATCCCGTTTTGCCACAACGGCTGTCCGCTCGGAAACCTCATCCCCGAGTGGAACGACTACGCCTACCGCGAGGACTGGACCGCCGCGTCCGAGCGCCTGCACGCCACGAACAACTTCCCGGAGTTCACCGGGCGGCTGTGCCCGGCTCCCTGCGAGTCGGCGTGCGTGCTCGGCATCAACCAGCCGGCCGTCACCATCAAGAACGTCGAAGTCTCCATCATCGACAAGGCCTGGGACAGCGGCGACGTCACCCCGCAGCCGCCCGAGCGCCTCTCCGGCAAGACCGTCGCCGTCATCGGCTCCGGCCCCGCCGGACTGGCCGCCGCCCAGCAGCTGACCCGGGCCGGCCACACGGTCGTCGTGTACGAGCGCGCCGACCGCATCGGCGGTCTGCTGCGCTACGGCATCCCCGAGTTCAAGATGGAGAAGTCGCACATCAACCGCCGCATCCAGCAGATGCGCGCGGAGGGCACCAAGTTCCGCACCGAGGTGGAGATCGGCGCCGACATGCCGGCCGACGCGCTCCGCCGCCGCTACGACGCGGTCGTCGTCGCTGCCGGTGCCACCGTCTCCCGCGACCTGCCCGTTCCGGGCCGTGAGCTGAACGGGGTGCACTTCGCGATGGAGTACCTCCCGCTCGCCAACAAGGTGCAGGAGGGCGACCTGACGGTCTCCCCGATCACCGCCGAGGGCAAGCACGTCGTGGTCATCGGCGGCGGCGACACCGGAGCCGACTGCGTGGGCACCGCCCACCGCCAGGGCGCGCTCTCCGTCACCCAGCTGGAGATCATGCCCCGGCCCGGTGAGGACCGGAACGCCAACCAGCCCTGGCCGACCTTCCCCATGCTCTACAAGGTCACCTCCGCGCACGAGGAGGGCGGCGAGCGGATCTACTCCGTCTCCACCACCCACTTCGAGGGCGACGAGGACGGCAACGTCCAGGCGCTGCACCTCATCGAGGTGGAGTTCAAGGACGGCAAGCTGGAGCAGAAGTCCGGCACCGAGCGCCGCATCCCGGCCCAGCTCGTCACCCTCGCCATGGGCTTCACCGGCACCGACCAGGCCAACGGCCTCGTCGAGCAGTTCGGACTCGGCCTCGACGAGCGCGGTAACATCGCCCGCGACGCCGACTACGCGACCAACGTCGAAGGCGTCTACGTCGCCGGTGACGCGGGCCGCGGCCAGTCGCTCATCGTGTGGGCCATCGCCGAGGGCCGTTCCGCGGCACGCGGGGTGGACCGCTTCCTGACCGGGACCAGCGCCCTGCCGGCCCCGATCCGCCCCACGGACCGTTCCCTGATGGTCTGA
- a CDS encoding VIT1/CCC1 transporter family protein: MSIIETDAALHEAHRDNHTHRDVTGGWLRPAVFGAMDGLVSNLALMTGVAGGDVSHRTLVITGLAGLAAGAFSMAAGEYTSVASQRELVEAELDVERRELRKHPYDEMRELADLYVSRGVEPALAAEVAKQLSRDPEQALEIHAREELGIDPGDLPSPLVAAVSSFAAFALGALLPLLPYLLGATALWPAVLLALLGLFGCGAVVARVTARSWWFSGLRQLLLGGTAAALTYGLGGLFGVAVGG; this comes from the coding sequence GTGTCCATCATCGAGACCGACGCCGCACTGCACGAGGCGCACCGCGACAACCACACCCACCGGGACGTCACCGGCGGCTGGCTGCGCCCCGCCGTGTTCGGCGCGATGGACGGTCTGGTCTCCAACCTCGCGCTGATGACCGGGGTGGCGGGCGGCGACGTCTCGCACCGGACCCTCGTCATCACCGGCCTGGCCGGCCTCGCGGCGGGCGCCTTCTCGATGGCGGCCGGCGAGTACACCTCGGTCGCCTCCCAGCGCGAGCTGGTGGAGGCCGAACTCGACGTCGAGCGGCGGGAGCTGCGCAAGCACCCCTACGACGAGATGCGGGAGCTGGCGGACCTCTACGTCTCCCGGGGCGTCGAACCCGCACTCGCCGCCGAGGTCGCCAAGCAGCTCTCCCGCGACCCGGAACAGGCCCTGGAGATCCACGCACGCGAGGAGCTCGGCATCGACCCCGGCGACCTGCCGTCGCCGCTCGTCGCCGCGGTCTCGTCGTTCGCGGCCTTCGCGCTCGGTGCCCTGCTGCCCCTGCTGCCGTACCTGCTCGGCGCGACCGCGCTCTGGCCCGCCGTCCTGCTCGCGCTCCTCGGCCTCTTCGGCTGCGGCGCGGTGGTGGCCCGGGTGACGGCGCGCAGCTGGTGGTTCAGCGGGTTGCGGCAGTTGCTGCTGGGCGGTACGGCGGCCGCGCTCACCTACGGTCTCGGCGGGCTCTTCGGGGTGGCGGTCGGCGGCTGA